In one Rhodococcus sp. B50 genomic region, the following are encoded:
- a CDS encoding ester cyclase — protein sequence MQGSRDARSHLYFDFDHDHDHDHDHDRTAERRIRNATRPVGDRSRRRPGSRQSAHVLDRRLHCAFPYGTCHGYAEIAAYFEEVFVALADFTLEIISIAEAGNDVLVHWHLSGRHVGTFAGIAATGRHIDLEGFDHFILENGHVVTNTVRYDQMEFARQIKLLPADRSFADRALKAAFNATTRVGHLVRRRPSR from the coding sequence GTGCAGGGGAGCAGAGATGCCCGATCACACCTTTACTTCGACTTCGACCACGACCACGACCACGACCACGACCACGACCGCACCGCCGAGCGACGCATCCGCAACGCAACTCGTCCGGTGGGCGATCGATCGCGTCGACGCCCAGGATCTCGACAGTCTGCACACGTTCTGGACCGCCGACTCCACTGTGCATTTCCCTACGGGACATGCCACGGCTACGCCGAGATCGCCGCCTACTTCGAAGAGGTCTTCGTCGCTCTCGCCGACTTCACCCTGGAGATCATCTCGATCGCCGAGGCGGGCAACGACGTCCTTGTCCACTGGCACCTGAGCGGGCGGCATGTCGGCACCTTCGCCGGCATCGCCGCCACAGGGCGGCATATCGACCTCGAGGGCTTCGACCACTTCATCCTCGAGAACGGACACGTCGTGACCAACACCGTGCGCTACGACCAGATGGAATTCGCCCGCCAGATCAAGCTGCTCCCAGCCGATAGGTCGTTCGCCGACCGTGCGTTGAAGGCCGCCTTCAATGCCACGACTCGTGTCGGGCACCTTGTTCGCCGACGCCCGTCGCGCTGA
- a CDS encoding cutinase family protein has protein sequence MSRITRRRSRTVGLLAAGLLTATLSVAGPVGSASADPVRNCPERYVLAVDGTRGFETLDSIDPESPLAEISARYEAPGTVVEHIRYPAVVVPMPGTGSHDDGDGIDDDGAIAYDRSKQIGHQRLRQTITVRHSTCPDAELLVLGYSQGASIAGDVLAEIAADGSVPPDRISGILYSDPRDNRGVETLFPGRVVPGVTLGGARDEFGEIHVERICIERDAVCDGRTPDDGKDWLRESVTGYLELHTKYPEYQP, from the coding sequence ATGTCCCGGATCACTCGCAGACGCTCTCGCACGGTCGGCCTGCTTGCCGCAGGTTTGCTCACCGCAACCCTGAGCGTCGCGGGTCCGGTCGGTTCCGCGTCCGCCGATCCGGTCCGCAACTGCCCTGAACGGTATGTCCTTGCCGTCGACGGCACCCGCGGCTTCGAGACCCTCGACTCGATCGATCCGGAATCCCCGCTGGCGGAGATCTCCGCTCGCTACGAGGCTCCCGGCACCGTGGTCGAACACATCCGGTACCCGGCAGTGGTCGTACCGATGCCGGGTACCGGCTCGCACGACGACGGCGACGGTATAGACGACGACGGCGCCATCGCGTACGACAGATCGAAGCAGATCGGACATCAGCGGCTCCGCCAGACCATCACCGTCCGACACAGCACCTGCCCCGATGCTGAACTGTTGGTTCTCGGTTATTCGCAGGGTGCCTCGATCGCCGGCGACGTTCTTGCCGAGATCGCAGCCGACGGCTCCGTTCCCCCCGACCGGATCTCGGGCATTCTCTATTCCGATCCCCGCGACAACCGTGGCGTCGAGACCTTGTTCCCGGGTCGGGTCGTTCCAGGCGTGACGCTCGGCGGCGCCCGCGACGAATTCGGCGAGATTCACGTCGAACGAATCTGCATCGAACGCGACGCGGTCTGCGACGGCCGCACTCCCGACGACGGCAAGGACTGGCTGCGGGAGAGCGTGACGGGTTATCTCGAACTGCACACGAAATACCCCGAATACCAGCCCTGA
- a CDS encoding selenium-binding protein SBP56-related protein — protein sequence MSQPITDPTFYRTAADAAAAPPERLAYVAAFDRAADKPDAMSVIDVDPGSDTYGRVVGWTEVPGSGNELHHFGWNACSSALKHEGHDMAGLARRYLIVPGLRSSSLYVLDTGPDPRQPTVTKVVDAVDLATKAGYSRPHTLHCGPDGVFMTCLGGADGSDGPGGIALLDHGTFDVLRQWETDRGPQYFAYDAWWHLNQNTLVSSEWGTPSMIEDGLVPELLLANEYGHAIHFWDLSTGAHQQRVDLGAQYQMPLELRPSHDPEATWGFVGVVVSTEDLSASVWRWHHGDDGWAVDKVITVAAEPAEPDLLPPALKPFGAVPPLITDIDLSVDDAFLYVSCWGTGELKQFDVRDPAHPEETGSVRLGGIVGRGAHPAAPTEPLSGGPQMVEISRDGKRVYVTNSLYGAWDDQFYPDGVGAWMALLHTDPRGGMDIDERFFPHGEDFRGLRPHQVRLQGGDASSDSYCYR from the coding sequence ATGAGTCAGCCAATCACGGACCCGACCTTCTATCGGACGGCAGCGGACGCGGCCGCCGCCCCGCCGGAACGATTGGCCTACGTGGCCGCGTTCGATCGCGCGGCGGACAAACCCGACGCGATGAGCGTGATCGACGTGGATCCCGGCTCGGACACCTATGGCCGGGTGGTGGGCTGGACCGAGGTTCCCGGCTCGGGGAACGAGCTGCACCATTTCGGTTGGAACGCCTGTAGCAGCGCGTTGAAACACGAGGGCCACGATATGGCGGGGCTGGCGCGCCGATACCTGATCGTGCCGGGTCTACGCTCGTCTTCCCTGTATGTGCTCGACACCGGGCCCGACCCGCGTCAACCGACCGTGACCAAGGTCGTGGACGCCGTCGACCTCGCCACCAAGGCGGGCTACTCCCGACCACACACCTTGCATTGTGGACCGGACGGCGTGTTCATGACCTGCCTGGGCGGTGCCGACGGATCGGACGGTCCGGGCGGGATCGCCCTGCTCGATCACGGCACATTCGACGTGCTCCGGCAATGGGAAACCGACCGGGGGCCGCAGTATTTCGCGTACGACGCCTGGTGGCATCTCAACCAGAACACGCTGGTCAGCAGCGAATGGGGCACACCGTCGATGATCGAGGACGGGTTGGTGCCCGAGCTACTACTGGCGAACGAATACGGCCATGCGATTCATTTCTGGGACCTGTCCACGGGCGCGCACCAGCAGCGAGTGGACCTCGGCGCGCAGTATCAGATGCCGCTCGAGCTGCGCCCGTCGCACGACCCCGAGGCCACGTGGGGTTTCGTCGGCGTGGTCGTCTCGACCGAGGACCTGTCCGCGTCGGTGTGGCGCTGGCACCACGGTGATGACGGCTGGGCGGTGGACAAGGTGATCACTGTCGCGGCCGAGCCGGCCGAACCGGACCTGCTGCCGCCGGCGCTGAAGCCGTTCGGTGCGGTGCCGCCGCTGATCACCGATATCGACCTGTCCGTCGACGACGCGTTCCTCTACGTCTCGTGCTGGGGCACCGGCGAGCTCAAGCAGTTCGACGTGCGGGATCCCGCCCATCCCGAGGAGACCGGGTCCGTCCGACTCGGCGGGATCGTCGGGCGCGGCGCACACCCGGCGGCACCGACCGAGCCGCTGTCCGGTGGTCCGCAGATGGTCGAGATCAGCCGGGACGGTAAGCGGGTCTATGTCACCAACTCCCTGTACGGCGCCTGGGACGATCAGTTCTACCCGGACGGGGTCGGCGCCTGGATGGCGCTGCTGCATACCGACCCTCGCGGCGGGATGGACATCGACGAGCGCTTCTTCCCGCACGGTGAGGACTTCAGGGGTCTTCGGCCGCACCAGGTTCGCCTCCAGGGCGGCGACGCCTCCTCCGACTCCTACTGCTATCGGTAG
- a CDS encoding glyceraldehyde-3-phosphate dehydrogenase — translation MSTPELAQWNSQEAIAEAMIPIIGNLHRRHSVTILLHSRSLVNKSVIGILRTHRFARQIRGDELSVEATFPFLEALTDLDLPPSKIDLGLLVTAYHTEGAARSIPEFVAESLSDLVGGAQTSPAKPQDVVLYGFGRIGRLVARLLIEKAGSGNGLNLRAVVVRKGGSDDLTKRASLLRRDSVHGQFSGTIKVDNENNTLIANGNVIKFIYSNDPESVDYTEYGIDNAILIDNTGIWRDRDGLSKHLRPGIAKVVLTAPGKGDVPNIVHGVNHRDLDPDEKIVSCASCTTNAIVPPLKTMDDKFGVVRGHVETVHSFTNDQNLLDNYHKADRRGRSAPFNLVLTETGAASAVAKALPDLKAKITGNSIRVPTPDVSVAILHLQLTRETTKGEVLEHLHQESLTGALRRNLDYTSATDAVSSDFIGSRAACIIDANAAIVDGDTAILYVWYDNEFGYSCQVVRTVQYLSGVEYPVYPLTDGGAVELVGTPAAAQG, via the coding sequence GTGAGCACCCCGGAATTGGCACAGTGGAACTCCCAAGAGGCTATTGCGGAAGCAATGATCCCGATCATCGGCAATCTGCACCGCCGGCACTCGGTCACGATCCTGCTTCACAGCCGTTCCCTCGTGAACAAGTCGGTCATCGGCATCCTGCGGACCCATCGTTTCGCGCGGCAGATCCGCGGCGACGAGCTGTCCGTCGAGGCCACATTCCCGTTCCTCGAAGCGCTGACGGATCTCGACCTGCCACCGTCGAAGATCGATCTCGGCCTGCTGGTGACGGCGTATCACACCGAGGGGGCGGCACGGTCCATCCCGGAGTTCGTCGCTGAGAGCCTCTCGGATCTGGTTGGTGGCGCCCAGACGAGCCCCGCGAAACCGCAGGACGTGGTCCTGTACGGATTCGGGCGAATCGGTCGGCTCGTCGCGCGTCTGCTCATCGAGAAGGCCGGTTCGGGTAACGGTCTGAACCTCCGGGCTGTGGTGGTCCGGAAGGGTGGGAGTGACGACCTGACCAAGCGTGCCTCTCTGCTTCGTCGCGACTCCGTCCACGGACAATTCAGTGGCACCATCAAGGTCGACAACGAGAACAACACCCTGATCGCCAATGGCAACGTCATCAAGTTCATCTACAGCAACGATCCGGAGAGCGTCGACTACACCGAGTACGGCATCGACAACGCCATCCTGATCGACAACACCGGGATCTGGCGCGACCGTGACGGACTGTCGAAGCATCTCCGCCCCGGTATCGCCAAGGTGGTGCTCACCGCGCCGGGCAAGGGTGACGTCCCGAATATCGTGCACGGCGTCAACCACCGCGACCTCGATCCGGACGAGAAGATCGTGTCGTGTGCGTCCTGCACCACCAATGCCATCGTGCCGCCGCTGAAGACCATGGACGACAAGTTCGGTGTGGTGCGTGGCCACGTCGAGACGGTGCACTCGTTCACCAACGATCAGAACCTGCTGGACAACTACCACAAGGCCGACCGTCGGGGTCGTTCCGCGCCGTTCAACCTGGTGCTCACCGAGACCGGGGCAGCCTCGGCGGTCGCGAAGGCGCTTCCCGATCTGAAGGCGAAGATCACCGGCAACTCGATCCGCGTCCCTACGCCGGATGTGTCCGTCGCGATTCTTCATCTTCAGCTGACTCGTGAGACCACCAAGGGCGAGGTGCTCGAGCACCTGCACCAGGAGTCGCTCACCGGGGCGCTGCGTCGCAACCTCGACTACACCTCGGCCACCGACGCCGTGTCGAGCGACTTCATCGGATCGCGCGCGGCGTGCATCATCGACGCCAACGCAGCGATCGTCGACGGTGACACCGCGATTCTCTACGTCTGGTACGACAACGAGTTCGGCTACTCGTGCCAGGTGGTGCGTACCGTCCAGTACCTGTCGGGTGTGGAGTACCCCGTCTATCCCCTCACGGACGGCGGTGCCGTGGAACTTGTCGGTACGCCTGCCGCTGCACAGGGATAG
- the ppnP gene encoding pyrimidine/purine nucleoside phosphorylase, with protein MSEPTSTYANVTLDPRANVYFDGKCVSHNFHLADGTRKSAGVILPATLNFGTAAPEVMELHSGACRVRLAGSEDWTSYGAGDSFSVPGDSSFDIEVTEAVSYVCHYG; from the coding sequence ATGAGTGAGCCGACTTCGACCTATGCCAACGTGACGCTCGACCCGCGTGCCAACGTCTATTTCGACGGCAAGTGCGTCAGCCACAACTTCCATCTGGCGGATGGAACCCGCAAGTCGGCCGGCGTGATCCTGCCCGCCACACTGAATTTCGGCACCGCCGCGCCGGAGGTCATGGAGCTGCACAGCGGCGCGTGCCGCGTCCGACTGGCCGGCAGCGAGGACTGGACCTCCTACGGTGCCGGCGATTCCTTCTCGGTGCCCGGCGACTCCTCGTTCGACATCGAGGTCACCGAGGCCGTCAGCTACGTCTGCCACTACGGCTGA
- a CDS encoding DHA2 family efflux MFS transporter permease subunit, translating to MKTERNPWWGLSALVVGFFMILLDLTIVAVANPAIMADLRADINQVVWVTSAYLLTYAVPLLFTGRLGDRFGPKNVYLAGLVVFTAASLWCAASGSIEILIAARAVQGLGAALMTPQTMAIITRTFAPDKRGAAMGLWGAVAGLASLLGPLVGGVLVDWQGWNWIFYINVPIGVAAFALAAWLVPSLETQPHKFDVVGVILSGIGLFLLVFGIQEGSSRDWDVWTWVMIVAGIAVMVLFVVNQARNKGEPLVPLSLFRDRNFSMSNIAISSMGAAMTALMVPAYFYLETVRGFSPTRAALIFAPMAIVTGLTAPLVGKFSDRMPPRVLPTIGFTLFSATVFGFAVLMTPDSPIVLFLIIAAVAGVSNSCIWAPLASTATHNLPIHQAGAGAGIYNTTRQVGSVLGSAAIGALISSRMAAQGLGEVQAGEGGAAMGTALPAQVAEKFSTALSQSMLLPASVLIIGIVASAMFVGHASSQRRAQTGTEPDRAEVTG from the coding sequence ATGAAGACCGAACGTAATCCGTGGTGGGGCCTGTCGGCCTTGGTAGTCGGGTTCTTCATGATCCTGCTGGACCTGACCATCGTCGCGGTGGCCAACCCGGCGATCATGGCCGACCTGCGGGCAGACATCAATCAAGTCGTCTGGGTGACCAGCGCCTATCTGCTCACTTATGCGGTGCCCCTGCTGTTCACCGGTCGCCTCGGCGACCGGTTCGGGCCGAAGAACGTCTACCTCGCCGGTCTGGTGGTATTCACCGCGGCATCGCTGTGGTGCGCGGCCTCCGGTTCGATCGAGATTCTCATCGCGGCCCGCGCCGTCCAGGGACTCGGCGCGGCGCTGATGACGCCGCAGACGATGGCGATCATCACCCGCACGTTCGCGCCGGACAAGCGAGGGGCCGCCATGGGTCTGTGGGGCGCGGTCGCCGGCCTGGCCTCCCTGCTCGGCCCCCTGGTCGGCGGTGTGCTGGTGGACTGGCAGGGCTGGAACTGGATCTTCTACATCAACGTCCCGATCGGTGTCGCGGCGTTCGCGTTGGCTGCCTGGCTCGTGCCCAGTCTCGAAACCCAACCGCACAAGTTCGACGTCGTCGGTGTGATCCTCAGTGGTATCGGACTGTTCCTGCTGGTCTTCGGCATCCAGGAAGGATCGAGCCGGGACTGGGACGTCTGGACTTGGGTGATGATCGTCGCGGGCATCGCGGTGATGGTGCTGTTCGTGGTCAATCAGGCCCGCAACAAGGGTGAACCGTTGGTGCCGCTGAGCCTGTTCCGCGACCGGAACTTCTCGATGTCGAACATCGCCATCTCGTCGATGGGCGCAGCCATGACCGCCCTGATGGTTCCGGCCTACTTCTATCTCGAGACCGTCCGCGGATTCTCCCCCACGCGAGCCGCCCTGATCTTCGCCCCGATGGCGATCGTCACGGGTCTGACGGCACCGCTCGTCGGCAAGTTCTCCGATCGGATGCCACCGCGGGTCCTGCCCACCATCGGCTTCACGCTGTTCTCGGCGACGGTCTTCGGCTTTGCGGTGCTGATGACGCCGGACAGTCCGATCGTGCTGTTCTTGATCATCGCCGCCGTTGCAGGCGTGTCGAATTCGTGTATCTGGGCACCGCTGGCCTCCACCGCAACCCACAATCTGCCCATTCATCAGGCGGGCGCCGGTGCCGGCATCTACAACACCACCCGCCAGGTCGGTTCGGTGCTGGGCAGTGCGGCGATCGGTGCTCTGATCTCGTCGCGGATGGCCGCGCAGGGACTCGGCGAGGTACAGGCCGGGGAGGGAGGCGCCGCGATGGGAACCGCTCTCCCGGCGCAGGTCGCCGAAAAGTTCAGTACTGCGCTGAGTCAGTCGATGCTCCTGCCCGCGTCGGTCCTGATCATCGGGATCGTGGCGTCGGCGATGTTCGTCGGCCACGCCTCGTCGCAGCGGAGGGCGCAGACCGGAACCGAACCCGATCGCGCCGAGGTCACCGGCTGA
- a CDS encoding PadR family transcriptional regulator: MSEQSRIAVLTPIAIAVLGLLEERPMHPYEMHQLLLKRREDNLIKLRPSSLYHTVSRLAESGLIRQAGTERAGNRPERTTYSITAAGAEAVRARIAEIIRRPAREYPIFPLGLAESHNLPADEVVALLGERIDRLGDELVELDAIRAWAVDNDVPRRYWVAVDFLRDRTAHEAEWLRGLIGEIGDGSLAWQSFDAEGARIPDPPRDLGRDWGAALTDETLAELRRNSAVGAPERPRVST; encoded by the coding sequence GTGTCCGAACAATCCCGTATCGCCGTCCTGACGCCGATAGCCATCGCCGTGCTCGGGTTGCTCGAGGAGAGACCGATGCATCCCTACGAAATGCATCAGCTTCTGCTCAAGCGCCGGGAAGACAACCTGATCAAGCTGCGGCCCAGTTCGCTGTACCACACCGTCTCCCGTCTGGCGGAGAGCGGACTGATCCGTCAGGCGGGCACCGAACGCGCAGGCAACAGACCCGAGCGCACCACCTACAGCATCACGGCAGCCGGAGCTGAGGCGGTGCGGGCCCGCATTGCGGAGATCATTCGTCGACCGGCTCGGGAGTATCCGATCTTTCCTCTCGGCCTCGCCGAATCGCACAATCTGCCGGCCGACGAGGTCGTCGCCCTGCTCGGCGAACGCATCGACCGACTCGGGGACGAGCTCGTCGAACTCGACGCCATCCGTGCCTGGGCCGTGGACAACGACGTGCCCCGGCGCTACTGGGTGGCCGTCGACTTCCTCCGCGACAGAACCGCTCACGAAGCGGAATGGTTGCGGGGGCTGATCGGCGAGATCGGTGACGGCTCTCTCGCGTGGCAGAGCTTCGACGCCGAAGGCGCACGGATCCCGGACCCGCCTCGCGATCTCGGTCGCGATTGGGGTGCGGCGCTGACCGACGAGACTCTCGCCGAGCTGCGGAGGAACAGCGCAGTCGGCGCCCCGGAGCGGCCGCGGGTTTCGACCTGA
- a CDS encoding FG-GAP repeat domain-containing protein, translated as MAGDLHLTERVVRADDVRAADPSEEAQERTIHRYGRIAILAAPEVSAEESVPESRDAGDLVGDPTEVETLGLAAQRLRQSAEYRRAKEDRPRDGEEWNMGDCTSVVSVPRQAAPGDSESEAGPTSSYLEGSVAVGIVIVQGPTAALSFSEAEVVKVVAEVQNGLGWLATANPLAGISFSYDIQNVNVAVQADPSAADLEALWRDPAMGVLGYSADWSGVGAYVEDIRNRYGTRWTYCAFFTKYPLGHFAYAGAPRVVMDYNNDGWGPDNIDRVFAHETGHIFGCPDEYADSGCTCGGAFGRYGLANGNCENCAGEGGVPCLMKGNTFAVCGFTPGHLGWAPQLVVNNFGYNAGSWRTDRHPRFLADTTGNGRADIVGFGDAGVYVSRSQPNGRFETPRLVVKDFAYQAGGWRVERHPRFLADTTGDGRADIVGFGDAGVYISRAQADGSFGPVTRVVDDFGYTAGGWRVERHPRFLADTTGDGRADIVGFGDAGVYVSRARPDGTYGPVTRVVDDFGYTAGGWRVERHPRFLADTTGDGRADIVGFGDAGVYVSRARADGTYGPVTRVVDDFGYTAGGWRVERHLRFLADTTGDGRADIVGFGDAGVYVSQAQADGTFGPVTRVVDNFAYSAGGWRIERHPRFMADTTGDGRADIVGFGTAGVYVSRALGNGGFDAPGLTVTNFGYDAGGWRVDRHPRFLADTTGDGRADIVGFGSAGVWLHRA; from the coding sequence ATGGCCGGCGATCTACACCTCACGGAACGCGTCGTGCGCGCGGACGACGTACGCGCTGCGGATCCGAGCGAAGAGGCACAGGAACGGACGATCCATCGTTACGGACGGATCGCCATTCTTGCTGCTCCGGAGGTATCCGCGGAGGAATCCGTCCCGGAGTCCCGAGACGCTGGGGACCTGGTCGGCGACCCCACCGAGGTCGAGACCCTGGGTCTCGCGGCGCAACGGTTGCGACAATCTGCCGAATACCGTCGGGCGAAGGAGGACCGACCGCGTGACGGTGAAGAGTGGAATATGGGGGACTGCACGTCGGTCGTGTCCGTCCCGCGTCAGGCAGCACCGGGAGACAGCGAGTCGGAGGCGGGACCGACGAGTTCCTATCTCGAGGGGTCGGTGGCGGTCGGTATCGTCATCGTTCAGGGACCGACTGCGGCACTGAGCTTCTCCGAGGCAGAGGTCGTGAAGGTGGTTGCCGAGGTCCAGAACGGTCTGGGATGGCTCGCCACCGCAAATCCCTTGGCAGGCATCTCCTTCTCCTACGACATCCAGAACGTCAACGTGGCTGTGCAGGCGGACCCGTCTGCTGCCGACCTGGAGGCGCTCTGGCGTGATCCGGCGATGGGCGTGCTGGGATACAGCGCCGATTGGAGTGGCGTGGGTGCCTATGTCGAAGACATCCGCAACCGTTACGGGACCCGCTGGACGTACTGCGCCTTCTTCACGAAGTATCCGCTCGGTCACTTCGCGTACGCGGGTGCGCCCCGGGTCGTCATGGACTACAACAACGACGGTTGGGGTCCGGACAACATCGACCGGGTGTTCGCGCACGAGACCGGTCACATCTTCGGCTGTCCGGACGAGTACGCGGACAGCGGTTGCACGTGCGGCGGTGCGTTCGGGCGGTACGGACTCGCCAACGGCAACTGTGAGAACTGCGCAGGCGAAGGCGGCGTCCCGTGCCTGATGAAGGGCAATACGTTCGCCGTCTGCGGCTTCACTCCCGGACACCTCGGATGGGCGCCGCAGCTCGTCGTCAACAATTTCGGGTACAACGCCGGATCGTGGCGCACCGATCGGCACCCGCGGTTCCTGGCGGACACCACCGGCAACGGCCGAGCCGACATCGTCGGATTCGGTGATGCCGGTGTGTACGTGTCGCGCTCCCAGCCCAATGGACGGTTCGAAACACCGCGCCTCGTCGTCAAGGACTTCGCGTACCAGGCCGGTGGGTGGCGGGTGGAGCGGCATCCGCGGTTCCTGGCCGACACGACCGGTGACGGTCGGGCGGACATCGTCGGGTTCGGTGATGCCGGGGTGTATATCTCGCGGGCGCAGGCGGACGGGTCGTTCGGTCCGGTGACGCGGGTGGTGGACGATTTCGGTTACACCGCCGGTGGATGGCGGGTAGAGCGGCATCCGCGATTCCTGGCCGACACGACCGGTGATGGCCGGGCCGATATAGTCGGGTTCGGCGATGCGGGGGTATATGTCTCCCGAGCGCGACCCGACGGGACGTATGGTCCGGTGACGCGGGTGGTGGACGACTTCGGGTACACCGCCGGTGGATGGCGAGTGGAGCGGCATCCGCGGTTCCTGGCGGATACCACAGGTGACGGTCGGGCGGACATCGTCGGGTTCGGCGATGCGGGCGTGTATGTCTCCCGGGCACGAGCCGACGGAACGTATGGTCCGGTGACGCGGGTGGTGGACGACTTCGGGTACACCGCCGGTGGATGGCGAGTGGAGCGGCATCTGCGGTTCCTGGCGGACACGACCGGTGACGGTCGGGCGGACATCGTCGGGTTCGGCGATGCGGGCGTGTATGTCTCACAGGCGCAAGCCGACGGGACGTTCGGACCGGTCACGCGCGTCGTCGACAACTTCGCCTACAGCGCCGGAGGATGGCGAATCGAACGCCATCCGCGCTTCATGGCGGACACGACCGGCGACGGTCGCGCGGACATCGTCGGATTCGGCACTGCCGGCGTCTACGTGTCGCGCGCGCTCGGCAACGGCGGATTCGACGCGCCCGGATTGACCGTCACCAACTTCGGTTACGACGCCGGTGGATGGCGGGTCGACCGACATCCGCGGTTCCTGGCGGACACCACCGGTGACGGGCGCGCCGACATCGTCGGGTTCGGCAGCGCCGGTGTGTGGTTGCACAGGGCGTGA
- a CDS encoding S8 family peptidase, with protein MMTDDADGRVEAETTGRQIITFTEDSTHEERVAALEAISGVNSIASSDEAGPEAVPADELESADATIFERLGVAVAAVDGSQVESLEEVARQDPAIVAVEPEHVVHSLAAPPAMETHLADGRRHTWGLQATRALASQFDGAGVRVAVLDTGFDLNHPDFAGRTITSKSFIAGQAVQDGNGHGTHCVGTSCGPRNLPNARGYGVAPRAAIFVGKVLSNQGSGSDSTILAGIEWALANGCHVVSMSLGANVPQPVSAYEAVGQRALSAGTLIIAAAGNNARRPADPGFVGSPANSPSIMAVAALASDLKMAAFSARATVVPGGAIDIAAPGVDVYSSWPMPDRYNTISGTSMATPHVAGLAALIVQSTAKTGKELWKTLVDGAEVLPLPQTDAGAGLATAP; from the coding sequence ATGATGACGGACGATGCCGACGGCCGTGTCGAAGCCGAGACCACGGGCCGGCAGATCATCACTTTCACCGAGGACAGCACCCACGAGGAACGTGTGGCCGCGCTCGAGGCGATCAGCGGCGTGAACTCGATCGCCTCCAGCGACGAGGCGGGTCCCGAAGCGGTTCCCGCCGACGAACTCGAATCCGCCGACGCAACCATCTTCGAACGACTCGGGGTGGCTGTCGCCGCAGTCGACGGGTCTCAGGTCGAATCACTCGAGGAAGTCGCACGCCAGGATCCCGCGATCGTGGCCGTGGAACCCGAACACGTCGTCCATAGCCTGGCGGCACCGCCGGCCATGGAGACGCACCTGGCGGACGGTCGCAGGCACACCTGGGGCCTACAGGCCACCCGTGCGCTCGCGTCGCAGTTCGATGGGGCGGGCGTCCGGGTAGCCGTGCTCGACACCGGGTTCGACCTGAACCATCCGGACTTCGCGGGCCGGACGATCACCAGCAAGTCGTTCATCGCAGGCCAGGCCGTCCAGGACGGGAACGGTCACGGCACCCACTGCGTCGGCACGTCGTGCGGCCCGCGGAATCTTCCGAACGCGCGCGGTTACGGCGTCGCGCCACGGGCCGCGATCTTCGTCGGGAAGGTGCTGAGCAATCAGGGCAGCGGGTCCGATTCCACGATCCTCGCCGGGATCGAATGGGCGTTGGCCAACGGATGCCATGTGGTCTCGATGTCGCTCGGCGCCAACGTACCTCAGCCAGTATCGGCGTACGAGGCCGTCGGACAGCGTGCACTGTCCGCCGGAACGCTGATCATCGCGGCCGCGGGTAACAATGCGCGCCGGCCGGCGGACCCCGGATTCGTCGGAAGCCCCGCGAACTCGCCGTCGATCATGGCGGTCGCGGCACTGGCGTCCGACCTGAAGATGGCAGCCTTCTCCGCCAGAGCCACCGTGGTTCCCGGTGGCGCCATCGACATCGCCGCACCCGGTGTAGACGTGTACTCGTCATGGCCGATGCCGGACCGCTACAACACGATCAGCGGAACGTCCATGGCCACACCCCACGTGGCGGGATTGGCGGCGCTCATCGTGCAGAGCACGGCGAAGACCGGAAAGGAACTCTGGAAAACGCTGGTCGACGGAGCCGAGGTGCTGCCGCTGCCGCAGACCGATGCAGGCGCGGGGCTGGCCACCGCGCCGTGA